A window of the Isosphaera pallida ATCC 43644 genome harbors these coding sequences:
- a CDS encoding ParB/RepB/Spo0J family partition protein, translating to MNRRRLGKGLDALLGHADGGAEPGSIDRSELIRIGLERIGPNPYQPRRDFPEEELRALADSIREHGVLQPILVRPDPDDPERYQLIAGERRLRACVLAQVFEVPARIMALDDRKVAELALVENLQREDLGPLEKAVAFRDYLAAHGCTQEELAKRLGLDRSTVANLIRLLDLPDSVAEWLRQRKLTQGHARALLALGDAEAIIAAAARVVEEGLSVRQTETLVSGGDPYAARATSGSSSASRRSNDPAERVVPSHFRDLETHLRQKFGTAVAVKPTGQGKGRIVIEFANEEEFARVSALIRDF from the coding sequence GTGAATCGTCGGCGATTGGGGAAGGGATTGGACGCCCTGCTGGGCCATGCCGACGGCGGCGCGGAGCCCGGTTCGATCGACCGTAGCGAACTGATCCGCATCGGGTTGGAACGCATCGGGCCCAACCCTTATCAACCCCGCCGTGACTTTCCTGAAGAGGAACTTCGAGCTCTGGCCGACTCGATCCGGGAACACGGCGTCCTCCAGCCGATCTTGGTACGTCCCGACCCCGACGATCCCGAACGCTATCAACTCATCGCCGGCGAACGGCGGTTGCGGGCTTGCGTCTTGGCCCAGGTCTTCGAAGTCCCCGCCCGCATCATGGCGCTGGACGACCGCAAGGTGGCCGAACTCGCGCTGGTGGAGAACCTCCAGCGCGAGGATCTTGGACCGCTCGAGAAGGCAGTGGCCTTCCGCGATTACCTGGCCGCTCATGGTTGCACCCAGGAGGAACTGGCCAAACGTTTAGGACTGGACCGATCGACCGTCGCTAACCTCATCCGACTGCTGGACCTCCCCGATTCGGTCGCGGAATGGCTCCGACAACGCAAGCTGACCCAGGGACACGCTCGCGCTCTTTTGGCGCTGGGTGATGCCGAGGCGATCATCGCGGCGGCCGCACGGGTGGTCGAGGAAGGGCTGTCGGTTCGTCAGACTGAAACCCTCGTCTCCGGCGGCGATCCTTACGCCGCCCGTGCCACTAGCGGCAGCTCCTCGGCGTCGCGCCGGTCAAACGACCCGGCTGAGCGAGTGGTGCCCTCGCATTTCCGCGATCTTGAAACCCACCTGCGTCAGAAGTTCGGCACCGCCGTGGCGGTCAAGCCCACGGGCCAAGGCAAAGGACGAATCGTCATCGAGTTCGCCAACGAAGAGGAATTTGCGCGGGTGTCGGCTCTGATCCGCGACTTTTGA